The following coding sequences are from one Paenibacillus sp. FSL R5-0912 window:
- a CDS encoding ABC transporter permease, producing MSGRMKRWDIWSLITFIIFAGYLVFLALPLFMLLIKSFFDGTTGEFSLAYFHKFFSKAYYMNAVWNSIKVTVSVTLLSILVAGPLAYIMTIARIKGSATVRILILISSMSAPFIGAYAWILLLGRSGVITKFMSTVFGFSMPDIYGFSGILLVLTLQLSPLIFMYVSGALKNVDNSLMEAAESMNCTGLRKMWKILVPLITPTLLAGGLLVFMRAFADFGTPMLIGEGYRTVPVLIFNEFISEVGGDDGFAAAISVIVVLFAITVFLLQKYVANRKSYSMSALNPIEPKKLKGIANLAAHAYVYLFTLLALMPQVYVAYTSFLKTSGKIFVDGYSLDSYRAAFSKVGDSIYNTFMMASITIVIITLAAVLIAYVTVKRKGAVAHVLDTFTMLPYIVPGSILGIALLVTFNKEPLVLSGTSVILIAAFVIRRLPYTIRSSAAVLHQVNDSIEEAAISLGASTMRTFFKITVPMMISGVFAGAIISWISIITELSTSIILYTGNTRTMTVAVYTEVIRGNYGVAAALSTLLTAITVVSLLLFFKLSGKKEVTM from the coding sequence ATGAGCGGCCGCATGAAGCGCTGGGACATCTGGTCGCTGATTACCTTCATTATTTTTGCCGGATATCTGGTGTTTCTGGCCTTGCCTCTATTCATGCTGCTGATTAAAAGCTTCTTTGACGGGACAACCGGCGAGTTCTCACTTGCCTACTTCCATAAATTTTTCAGCAAGGCCTACTATATGAACGCTGTATGGAACAGCATTAAGGTGACTGTAAGTGTTACGCTGCTGTCTATCCTGGTCGCCGGACCGCTGGCCTACATTATGACCATTGCCAGAATCAAAGGCAGCGCTACAGTGCGCATTCTGATCTTAATCTCGTCCATGTCCGCTCCGTTTATCGGCGCGTATGCCTGGATTCTGCTGCTGGGACGCAGCGGGGTGATCACTAAATTCATGTCCACTGTATTCGGCTTCAGTATGCCTGACATTTACGGCTTCTCCGGCATTCTGCTGGTGCTGACGCTCCAGTTGTCTCCGCTCATCTTCATGTACGTATCAGGGGCGCTGAAGAATGTGGACAACTCCCTGATGGAAGCAGCGGAGAGCATGAATTGTACGGGTCTGCGTAAAATGTGGAAAATACTCGTGCCGCTGATTACGCCTACGCTGCTGGCCGGAGGATTGCTGGTCTTCATGCGGGCGTTCGCGGATTTCGGCACACCGATGCTGATTGGCGAAGGGTACCGAACTGTACCTGTGCTAATCTTCAATGAATTTATCAGTGAGGTTGGGGGAGATGACGGCTTTGCTGCAGCGATCAGTGTAATTGTAGTATTGTTCGCAATCACCGTGTTTCTGCTGCAGAAGTACGTTGCGAACCGGAAATCCTACAGTATGAGTGCCTTGAACCCGATTGAACCGAAAAAGCTGAAGGGAATCGCCAATCTGGCGGCACATGCCTACGTATATCTGTTCACGTTATTGGCTCTGATGCCTCAAGTCTATGTTGCTTATACATCCTTCCTGAAGACCTCGGGCAAAATATTCGTCGACGGTTACTCCCTGGACAGCTACCGCGCGGCCTTTTCCAAAGTAGGAGATTCCATTTATAACACCTTCATGATGGCCAGTATCACGATTGTCATTATTACGCTGGCTGCGGTACTGATCGCTTATGTCACGGTGAAGCGCAAAGGAGCGGTTGCCCATGTCCTGGATACCTTCACGATGCTGCCTTACATTGTACCTGGCTCCATTCTGGGGATCGCGCTGCTGGTTACCTTCAATAAGGAACCACTGGTACTGAGTGGTACTTCTGTCATTCTGATTGCTGCTTTTGTGATCCGGCGGCTGCCATACACGATCCGCTCCAGTGCCGCCGTGCTCCATCAGGTGAACGACAGTATTGAAGAGGCGGCGATCAGTCTGGGGGCATCCACCATGCGGACCTTCTTCAAGATTACCGTGCCGATGATGATTTCCGGTGTATTCGCCGGGGCGATCATCAGCTGGATCAGCATTATTACGGAGCTTAGCACCTCTATTATTCTGTATACAGGGAATACCCGGACGATGACAGTTGCTGTGTACACCGAGGTTATCCGCGGCAATTATGGGGTTGCTGCTGCCTTATCGACGCTGCTGACGGCGATCACTGTGGTTTCACTGCTGCTGTTCTTCAAGCTCTCCGGTAAAAAAGAAGTAACCATGTGA
- a CDS encoding cache domain-containing sensor histidine kinase, translating to MAKRSFKDSLRRLFLLHTLVPISILFVLFLIFMMINSRFLLINQTTDAGKKIKSAMEEVYSSYVKEMNEAATLDSVVAFTGSRTQGPEVFERFYDFNNSQQVKSIMYIISADGNIMASSANYNSEPSDLALQAIARRMHNQGLAELAETNHIRFSHDRYTAYSFAREIRDGGVVLGYLIYQLYELDLQKLIFVQNNEIAVVTDPYRTIIATTNNLTQGLMNKYSLASDSKGYVWIDKGKYYSKETYIPLSQWRVYTLSAAEGNRSAYWSLAVFFAMASVLLWIVIQYSARIISTRQSRAIDKLIYAVRELQSGNMDSYVYIGTGDEFETLASQYNQMLQRLNELITQNIELSDLRRVIEVKHLQSQFHPHFIFNVLETLRYAIVVDNKLAQDMVLTLSRHLRYSIGNERDHVVLGDDLEYIAGYMKLQQIRFKDRLHYREEVDQTARTALVPRLMLQPVIENTIKYGYRQRQSVAVTVVGWVDGTDLIIEVRDDAGGMSRDRLEEVRAIMRSQDNRAPHIGLHNLHRRLVLMYGERYGIQIDSTQGEGTAVTFRLPFRKEETDVQGAAGRG from the coding sequence ATGGCTAAAAGGAGCTTCAAGGATTCGCTGCGCAGGCTGTTTCTGCTGCACACCCTTGTGCCGATTTCCATTCTATTTGTGCTGTTCCTGATATTTATGATGATCAATTCGCGGTTTCTGCTAATCAACCAGACAACGGATGCGGGTAAAAAAATCAAATCGGCGATGGAGGAAGTCTACAGCTCTTACGTTAAGGAAATGAATGAAGCAGCAACGCTGGATTCTGTTGTTGCATTTACAGGATCACGGACTCAAGGCCCGGAGGTATTTGAGCGGTTCTATGACTTCAATAACAGCCAGCAGGTGAAGAGCATCATGTATATCATAAGTGCGGACGGAAATATCATGGCATCGTCTGCCAACTATAACTCGGAACCCTCTGATCTTGCACTGCAGGCGATTGCCCGGCGGATGCATAATCAAGGCCTGGCGGAGTTAGCCGAGACTAACCATATCCGCTTCTCGCATGACCGCTACACAGCATATTCGTTTGCCAGAGAAATACGTGACGGCGGAGTTGTGCTAGGTTATCTGATCTACCAGCTGTACGAGCTGGATCTGCAGAAGCTGATCTTCGTGCAGAACAACGAAATCGCCGTGGTAACCGATCCTTACCGGACCATCATTGCTACTACAAATAATCTGACCCAGGGGCTGATGAACAAATACAGCCTGGCCAGTGATTCTAAGGGATACGTATGGATTGATAAAGGAAAGTACTACAGTAAAGAAACATACATACCGCTGTCGCAATGGCGTGTTTATACTTTAAGTGCCGCTGAAGGGAATCGCAGCGCCTATTGGTCTCTGGCGGTATTTTTTGCAATGGCCAGTGTGCTGCTCTGGATTGTCATTCAATATTCTGCCCGCATTATCTCTACACGCCAGTCGAGGGCTATAGACAAGCTGATCTATGCCGTCAGAGAGCTCCAGTCCGGCAATATGGATTCCTATGTTTACATAGGGACGGGTGATGAGTTCGAGACACTGGCGAGCCAATACAATCAAATGCTACAGCGTCTGAATGAGCTGATCACCCAGAACATCGAACTGTCCGATCTGCGCAGAGTGATTGAAGTGAAGCATTTGCAGTCGCAGTTTCATCCGCATTTTATATTCAATGTACTGGAGACGCTCCGTTACGCCATTGTCGTGGACAATAAGCTTGCCCAGGATATGGTGCTTACACTATCCCGGCATCTGCGCTACAGTATAGGCAATGAGCGCGACCATGTCGTGCTTGGGGATGATCTGGAGTATATTGCAGGCTACATGAAGCTGCAGCAGATACGCTTCAAAGACAGGCTCCACTATAGGGAAGAGGTGGATCAAACGGCCCGGACGGCACTTGTCCCCAGACTGATGCTGCAGCCGGTAATTGAGAATACAATTAAATACGGCTACCGCCAGCGCCAATCTGTAGCGGTTACAGTAGTTGGCTGGGTAGACGGAACGGATTTGATCATCGAGGTAAGGGACGATGCCGGAGGAATGAGCAGGGACCGGCTGGAGGAAGTGCGTGCTATTATGAGGTCGCAGGATAACCGGGCCCCGCATATCGGCCTGCATAATCTGCATCGGCGGCTTGTGCTGATGTATGGGGAACGTTACGGTATTCAGATTGACAGCACTCAGGGGGAAGGCACAGCCGTTACATTTAGATTGCCATTCCGGAAGGAGGAGACGGATGTTCAAGGTGCTGCTGGTCGAGGATGA
- a CDS encoding response regulator transcription factor: MFKVLLVEDEEMIRKGLRFTFDWMGAGCVVVGEAENGEEGLRQIADLRPDIVIVDVNMPLIDGISMIEQSVEEADCSYIILSGYDEFRLAKDAIRLGVTEYLLKPLEQEQLLAALERAKSQLEMKRQYTAMLTSGGGNGEALQASIVKLPGKSSRYVSRMIRYVQEHYAEKVGIKDLVESLGVSATYLNQKFKSETTYTFNDFLNRYRIQKAMDLLRSGEDKVYAIAADVGYKDYKYFIAIFKKYAGCTPSYYQERYGRGEENMDAASGSDMKNRS, encoded by the coding sequence ATGTTCAAGGTGCTGCTGGTCGAGGATGAAGAGATGATCCGCAAAGGGCTGCGCTTTACATTTGATTGGATGGGAGCCGGCTGCGTGGTTGTGGGTGAAGCGGAGAACGGTGAGGAAGGGCTCCGCCAGATTGCGGATCTGCGCCCCGATATCGTGATCGTTGATGTCAATATGCCGCTTATAGATGGGATTTCCATGATTGAACAGAGTGTGGAGGAAGCAGATTGCAGCTATATCATCCTGTCTGGGTATGATGAATTCAGGCTGGCTAAGGACGCCATCCGGCTGGGGGTTACCGAGTATCTGCTGAAGCCGCTGGAGCAGGAACAGTTATTAGCTGCACTGGAGCGGGCCAAAAGCCAGCTGGAAATGAAGCGGCAATACACAGCAATGCTGACCTCGGGTGGCGGAAACGGGGAAGCTCTCCAGGCATCCATCGTTAAGCTTCCCGGCAAGTCCTCCCGTTACGTGTCCAGGATGATCCGGTATGTCCAGGAGCATTATGCAGAGAAAGTCGGGATCAAGGATCTGGTGGAGAGCCTAGGCGTTAGTGCTACCTATTTGAATCAGAAGTTCAAAAGCGAAACGACCTATACCTTCAATGATTTCCTGAACCGTTACCGCATCCAGAAAGCGATGGATCTGCTGCGCAGCGGTGAGGATAAGGTGTATGCCATTGCAGCAGATGTAGGCTATAAGGATTACAAATATTTTATTGCAATCTTCAAGAAATACGCAGGATGTACACCCAGCTATTATCAGGAACGGTACGGACGCGGAGAAGAGAATATGGATGCAGCCAGTGGTTCAGACATGAAAAACAGGAGCTAA
- a CDS encoding Ig-like domain-containing protein produces MSRGLKKYFALLLVICLFVTGALPASAGTENTAPVSWENLSPLPSGNKVNGVTIGANTVVVVGEGGSVGTFSNYTTWAIRNSGVVNDLNDIINIGSGANAKFVAVGDKGTVITSTDGTSWTTQTTGIAESISENLNAVVYSGSSLVAVGDSGKIITSSDGGITWAASTSGVSVDLNAIAYGDSKFVAVGDGGEIINSSDGLVWTPQTSGSTNDLNGIGYGGNVFVAAGADGEILSASNTLGTWTKGTSVLTEDFNTVSYRNNRFFIAGDAGKLIYSATGTSGWSSSVSVAGTTDNLMKIKATDFGYFIVGSEGSVFFATASTGGTSSWEKFSSPTSSALKTVTYANNTYITVGTDGLIGTSTDGKVWSKVASGTTNAINGIAYGNSKFVTVGSNGQILTSSNNGTSWAAGTSVDTITLNGIVYGSGLFVAVGNSGKIVVSSDGVNWARISDSKTLNHLNAVTYGNGKYVAVGAGGTIVTSSNGAEWKSEDSKTSGKLLNGISYGSGLFVAVGASGTVVISADSSRWSVRTIDGQVNLNGVASGSGVFMATGDSGNVYYTADPSQTWHPETTGTTKKLNGIGFIAGQDRFIAVGDLGVMIVSYPVLNIPRVISQSPEISEKDIAIDAELVLTFNQKVMAASGNINIYKASDMSAPVETIPVDDSIRVTVQNNTVTVNPEKDLDKGTKYAVTIDSDTFYNESESGNVAIEGDDWSFTTVAELDETAPTVTTYSPDKGETGVAIDTDLTLTFSEDVTKESGNIEIYKSADDIVPVAVIPVNSDYVTILDKVVTINPADDLVYSTSYFVNIGDGSFIDPAGNYYAGIMDSETWQFTTAEAPDTTPPVMSSYSPEDRATEVAAGANLTLTFSENVTKAEGSIEIYNSANSNTPAVTIPVTSEIVTVQGNVVTINPEDELGYSTSYFVKIGPGAFKDTAGNNYAGIENSTTWRFTTTGEPDTAAPTVSAYLPASGATGVGVEADLVLTFSENVAAGEGSIVIYNSASDKSVATISASDLTILNEVVTVNPADNLEYGTSYFVQITDDAFTDTSGNYFAGISDSTTWQFTTVAAPDTTAPTVTAFSPEPGATEVGIDANLTLTFSENVTAGEGNIVIYNSANNAQVATIPAASGNVTTHNHVVTINPADDLKYSTSYYVRIGTGAFQDTAGNSYAGITGSGVWNFTTTGVPDRTSPTVSTYSPEPWATEVALGANLVLTFSENVKKAEGSIEIFKSTDEIHPIVTIPVTSDIVTIQNNVVTINPADNLEHGTSYFVRITEGAFKDNAGNSFAGIAGITAWRFVTASGPDTAAPLVTAYSPVDNATQVSTSAALSLTFNENVLAGDANIELVNAADDMIVTTIKAGNRALVTIMNATISINTGGLLKQGGSYYVLIHPGAFTDESGNSFAGIADKTVWNFSTVPVPVTPTDPPASGSGGSGGAAPAATPTPGTQTETINLNVENGSTQGSNVSSVVVSRTKDANGVKSDVITFALDQALRAINELKAAGSNIARIIVPDANDEVAETRLTIPAASSKEFADNQISLDIFTVNAEVKVPGSSLVGFGTDIYFNLVPLKTQQQSADAGARAKAQVQSLSGGGAVTLVGRPVTIDTNLQSRPVTLVLPINNTSLTAEQLKALAVFIEHSDGTKELVRGEIVPFGQTGKSGIQFNVNKFSTFTVVLAQDPAVQVKAYMTGYTDGTFQPGKSITRAEMASIIARTFNPSASTSGAVYTDLAAGHWATNAINLVSRSGIMKGYADGSFKPNQTITRAEMATILSRLVTNGQGNAVSFSDIAGHWAQAAVEMTAKAGVITGYEDGTFRPNQTLTRAEAVTIVNRALGITPLTSAAPRWSDVPAQYWAFGNIQAASVDHTSE; encoded by the coding sequence ATGAGCAGGGGATTGAAGAAGTATTTCGCGTTGTTACTCGTAATCTGTTTATTTGTGACAGGAGCATTGCCCGCATCTGCAGGTACGGAGAATACAGCTCCGGTAAGCTGGGAGAACCTCAGCCCGCTGCCAAGCGGCAACAAAGTAAATGGAGTAACTATAGGCGCAAATACAGTCGTTGTGGTAGGTGAAGGAGGAAGCGTGGGTACGTTCAGCAACTACACGACCTGGGCGATCCGTAATTCAGGTGTAGTTAATGACTTGAACGATATTATTAATATAGGCTCAGGGGCTAACGCCAAATTTGTTGCTGTAGGCGACAAGGGAACCGTCATAACGTCTACAGATGGTACATCCTGGACCACTCAGACTACAGGCATAGCTGAAAGCATATCTGAAAACTTGAACGCAGTTGTTTACAGCGGCAGCAGTTTAGTCGCAGTCGGCGATTCAGGCAAAATAATTACGTCCAGCGATGGCGGCATCACTTGGGCTGCATCAACCTCAGGGGTTAGTGTGGATCTTAACGCTATTGCTTATGGTGACAGCAAGTTTGTAGCTGTTGGCGATGGCGGGGAAATTATTAACTCTTCGGATGGGCTGGTCTGGACGCCGCAGACCTCCGGTTCTACTAATGATTTGAACGGCATCGGCTATGGCGGCAATGTGTTTGTTGCGGCCGGAGCAGATGGGGAAATATTAAGCGCCTCGAACACTTTGGGTACATGGACAAAGGGGACAAGCGTTCTTACAGAAGATTTCAATACTGTATCTTATAGAAACAACAGATTTTTCATTGCCGGCGATGCAGGCAAACTGATATATTCAGCCACCGGAACGAGCGGTTGGAGCAGTTCAGTTTCAGTAGCCGGAACTACGGATAATCTGATGAAGATTAAGGCTACCGATTTTGGTTATTTTATCGTTGGCTCAGAGGGTTCTGTATTTTTCGCGACAGCGAGTACTGGCGGAACGAGCAGCTGGGAAAAATTCAGCTCCCCCACCTCCAGTGCACTGAAGACGGTAACTTACGCCAATAATACCTATATTACCGTTGGTACGGATGGATTGATCGGCACTTCCACCGACGGTAAGGTCTGGTCGAAGGTTGCTAGCGGCACTACTAATGCTATTAACGGCATTGCTTACGGCAACAGCAAGTTCGTAACGGTCGGCTCGAACGGCCAAATCCTGACCTCCAGCAACAACGGTACTAGTTGGGCAGCCGGAACCTCGGTGGACACGATTACGCTTAATGGTATTGTTTACGGCAGCGGCCTTTTTGTTGCAGTAGGCAATAGCGGGAAAATTGTAGTGTCTTCAGACGGAGTCAACTGGGCGAGGATCTCCGATAGTAAGACCTTGAATCACTTAAATGCTGTTACCTATGGCAACGGCAAATACGTGGCTGTAGGTGCTGGCGGTACCATCGTAACTTCTTCGAATGGAGCGGAGTGGAAATCGGAAGATTCCAAAACGAGTGGTAAATTGTTGAACGGCATCAGCTACGGCAGCGGTCTATTCGTGGCGGTCGGCGCGTCCGGAACGGTCGTAATCTCTGCGGATAGCTCGAGATGGTCGGTCAGAACCATTGACGGACAAGTGAATCTGAATGGAGTTGCATCCGGCAGCGGCGTATTTATGGCAACGGGAGACAGCGGGAATGTCTACTATACCGCTGATCCAAGCCAGACTTGGCACCCTGAGACTACAGGCACGACTAAAAAACTTAATGGCATCGGGTTTATTGCCGGGCAAGATCGTTTTATCGCAGTCGGTGACCTCGGCGTGATGATTGTTTCCTATCCGGTTCTCAACATTCCGCGGGTTATAAGTCAGTCTCCGGAGATATCTGAGAAAGATATAGCCATCGATGCTGAGCTGGTTCTGACATTCAATCAGAAGGTGATGGCAGCCAGTGGTAACATTAACATTTACAAAGCTTCGGACATGTCAGCTCCGGTTGAAACCATCCCGGTGGACGACAGCATCAGGGTAACCGTACAGAATAATACTGTAACGGTTAATCCGGAAAAGGATTTGGATAAAGGGACTAAATATGCAGTCACAATTGACAGCGATACGTTCTACAACGAGAGTGAAAGTGGGAATGTAGCGATTGAAGGTGATGACTGGAGCTTTACGACAGTAGCCGAGCTGGATGAAACTGCTCCAACTGTAACTACTTATTCTCCTGATAAGGGAGAAACGGGAGTAGCCATTGACACGGATCTGACGCTTACATTCAGCGAGGATGTAACGAAGGAGAGCGGTAATATTGAGATTTACAAAAGCGCGGATGACATTGTTCCGGTAGCGGTGATTCCAGTTAATTCTGACTATGTAACGATTCTTGATAAGGTGGTAACAATTAATCCTGCTGATGATTTAGTATACAGTACAAGCTACTTTGTGAATATTGGAGATGGTTCATTCATTGATCCGGCAGGCAACTATTATGCCGGAATCATGGACAGCGAGACCTGGCAGTTTACAACAGCCGAGGCGCCGGATACTACACCACCGGTGATGAGCTCTTATTCGCCTGAGGATAGAGCAACGGAGGTTGCCGCTGGTGCGAACCTGACCCTTACCTTCAGTGAGAATGTAACCAAAGCAGAAGGCAGTATTGAAATCTATAACAGTGCGAATAGCAATACCCCGGCTGTGACCATTCCTGTGACTTCCGAAATTGTAACGGTCCAAGGCAATGTGGTAACGATCAATCCGGAGGATGAGCTGGGCTACAGCACAAGCTACTTTGTGAAGATCGGGCCCGGGGCATTCAAAGATACGGCCGGCAACAATTATGCTGGCATCGAGAACAGCACAACCTGGCGTTTCACAACAACAGGTGAACCGGATACGGCTGCACCAACCGTAAGCGCGTATTTACCTGCTAGCGGTGCAACAGGTGTAGGCGTTGAGGCCGATCTTGTGCTTACCTTCAGCGAGAATGTAGCGGCGGGTGAAGGCAGCATTGTGATCTACAACAGTGCGTCAGACAAGTCGGTAGCTACGATTTCTGCCAGTGACCTGACCATCCTGAATGAAGTAGTGACGGTTAATCCGGCAGACAATCTGGAGTATGGAACAAGTTACTTTGTTCAGATCACGGACGATGCATTCACAGATACATCGGGCAACTACTTTGCAGGTATCTCTGACAGCACAACATGGCAGTTCACAACAGTTGCTGCGCCAGATACGACAGCACCAACAGTAACCGCGTTTTCGCCTGAGCCTGGGGCAACGGAAGTGGGGATTGACGCCAATCTTACCCTTACCTTCAGCGAGAATGTAACGGCAGGGGAAGGTAACATTGTGATCTACAATAGTGCGAATAATGCCCAGGTAGCTACAATTCCCGCTGCTTCCGGAAATGTAACCACCCATAATCATGTAGTGACGATTAATCCGGCTGACGATCTGAAGTATAGTACAAGTTACTATGTACGGATTGGAACCGGGGCGTTCCAAGATACTGCAGGCAACAGCTATGCTGGCATCACCGGCAGCGGAGTATGGAACTTTACAACAACCGGTGTACCAGATAGAACCTCACCAACGGTGAGCACGTATTCTCCGGAGCCTTGGGCAACGGAAGTAGCTCTTGGCGCTAATCTGGTTCTTACCTTCAGCGAGAATGTAAAGAAAGCGGAAGGCAGCATTGAGATTTTCAAAAGCACAGATGAGATTCATCCGATAGTGACGATTCCCGTCACATCAGACATCGTAACGATTCAGAATAATGTTGTAACTATTAATCCGGCTGACAATCTGGAGCATGGTACAAGCTACTTTGTCCGGATTACAGAAGGCGCATTTAAAGATAACGCAGGCAACAGCTTTGCCGGTATTGCAGGCATCACAGCCTGGCGGTTTGTGACAGCAAGCGGGCCTGATACAGCAGCGCCGCTGGTGACAGCCTATAGTCCGGTAGACAATGCGACCCAAGTATCCACATCCGCTGCGCTCTCATTGACCTTTAACGAGAATGTATTAGCCGGGGATGCCAATATTGAACTTGTGAATGCGGCGGATGATATGATCGTAACGACGATTAAAGCGGGTAATCGGGCGCTTGTCACCATTATGAATGCTACCATCAGCATTAATACAGGCGGTCTATTGAAGCAGGGCGGCAGCTATTATGTATTGATTCACCCGGGTGCATTTACTGATGAGTCAGGGAACAGCTTTGCGGGGATTGCGGATAAAACCGTCTGGAACTTCTCAACCGTTCCTGTACCCGTCACGCCAACTGATCCTCCCGCATCGGGTTCTGGAGGTTCCGGAGGAGCGGCTCCTGCAGCAACACCGACGCCGGGCACACAGACCGAAACCATTAATCTAAATGTTGAGAACGGCTCAACCCAAGGCTCCAACGTATCCTCCGTTGTCGTTAGCCGCACGAAGGATGCAAATGGTGTGAAAAGTGATGTTATTACGTTCGCATTAGATCAAGCGCTCAGAGCGATTAATGAGCTTAAGGCGGCTGGTTCCAATATTGCCAGAATCATCGTTCCTGATGCCAATGATGAGGTTGCGGAAACTAGACTGACGATTCCAGCCGCTTCCAGCAAGGAATTTGCCGATAATCAAATCAGTCTGGACATCTTCACGGTTAATGCTGAAGTGAAGGTGCCGGGAAGCTCTCTGGTTGGGTTTGGTACAGATATTTACTTCAACCTGGTACCCTTAAAAACGCAGCAGCAGAGTGCAGATGCTGGAGCGCGTGCAAAAGCACAGGTTCAAAGTCTATCCGGCGGTGGGGCGGTGACGCTGGTAGGCCGTCCGGTAACGATTGATACCAATCTGCAGAGCCGTCCGGTGACGCTGGTGTTGCCGATTAACAACACTTCGTTAACTGCAGAACAGCTGAAGGCACTGGCGGTCTTCATTGAGCACAGCGATGGTACCAAAGAACTGGTTAGGGGTGAAATTGTACCCTTCGGCCAAACCGGCAAGTCCGGGATTCAATTTAATGTCAATAAATTCAGTACATTTACAGTGGTTCTTGCACAAGATCCTGCGGTACAAGTGAAGGCTTATATGACGGGTTACACTGACGGCACCTTCCAGCCGGGCAAGAGCATTACCCGTGCAGAAATGGCCAGCATCATTGCCCGTACCTTCAACCCGTCAGCCAGTACTTCCGGCGCTGTATACACAGATCTTGCTGCCGGCCACTGGGCAACAAATGCAATTAATCTGGTGAGCAGAAGCGGTATTATGAAAGGTTACGCTGACGGCAGCTTCAAACCAAACCAAACGATCACCAGAGCCGAAATGGCGACCATTCTGTCCCGTCTGGTTACTAACGGTCAGGGGAATGCAGTCAGCTTCAGCGATATTGCCGGCCACTGGGCACAGGCAGCCGTTGAAATGACGGCCAAAGCGGGCGTGATCACCGGTTACGAGGATGGAACCTTCCGTCCGAACCAAACGTTAACCCGTGCGGAGGCTGTAACCATCGTCAACCGTGCCCTGGGCATCACGCCGCTGACAAGCGCGGCACCGCGATGGTCCGACGTCCCTGCGCAGTACTGGGCATTCGGCAATATCCAAGCGGCATCGGTGGATCACACATCAGAATAA
- a CDS encoding ABC transporter ATP-binding protein produces MPVIDVKHLTKTYTTYKRGAGMGQTFRSFFQREEVVVNAVNDISFAIGQGEICGILGPNGAGKSTAIKMLCGALYPTRGEIQVLGYSPARDRKHYVGKIGAVFGQKSQLIWDIPPIDSFNMNKAIYGISTPDFKNRLDELTELLDIAHVIEKPTRVLSLGERMKCEFVMAMLHGPDILFLDEPTIGLDVIAKVKIREFIQQMNKKQNMTCILTTHDLEDVEELAHRVIVINHGEKVFDDSLQQLKLFLGEKKRVSFTFVESVQNTLFDNAYTQVIERPSDFQITLQVDTARISISDFIENISRKHRFSDISVKELPIQQVVMNIYENEGGINA; encoded by the coding sequence ATGCCGGTTATTGATGTGAAGCATTTGACCAAGACATATACAACCTATAAGCGGGGCGCAGGCATGGGACAGACCTTCCGGAGCTTCTTCCAGCGCGAGGAAGTCGTGGTCAACGCTGTTAACGATATCAGCTTTGCCATTGGGCAGGGGGAAATCTGCGGTATTCTGGGTCCAAACGGGGCAGGTAAATCCACAGCGATCAAAATGCTCTGCGGCGCGCTGTATCCGACCCGCGGAGAAATTCAGGTGCTTGGATATTCCCCTGCCCGGGACAGGAAACATTATGTCGGCAAAATCGGGGCCGTCTTCGGCCAGAAATCCCAGCTGATCTGGGATATCCCGCCGATTGACAGCTTCAACATGAACAAGGCGATCTACGGAATCAGCACTCCGGATTTCAAGAATCGTCTGGACGAGCTGACGGAGCTGCTGGATATTGCCCATGTGATCGAAAAGCCTACCCGCGTGCTCTCTCTCGGCGAGCGCATGAAATGTGAATTCGTCATGGCGATGCTGCACGGTCCGGATATTCTGTTCCTCGATGAGCCGACCATCGGACTCGATGTGATCGCCAAGGTCAAAATCCGTGAATTCATCCAGCAGATGAATAAGAAGCAGAATATGACCTGTATTCTGACCACCCATGATCTTGAGGATGTGGAGGAGCTTGCCCACCGGGTGATTGTCATTAACCATGGGGAGAAGGTATTTGATGATTCGCTTCAACAGCTGAAGCTTTTCCTGGGGGAGAAGAAGCGGGTGAGCTTTACTTTTGTAGAGTCTGTGCAGAACACCTTGTTCGACAACGCATATACCCAAGTCATCGAACGGCCATCTGACTTTCAGATTACGCTTCAGGTGGATACAGCTCGGATTTCTATCAGTGACTTCATCGAAAATATCTCCCGGAAGCACCGCTTCTCCGACATCTCGGTCAAGGAGCTGCCCATTCAGCAGGTTGTCATGAATATCTATGAGAATGAAGGTGGGATTAACGCCTGA